TCTATATCTAAGATTAGTATTGCTTCGGTATTGCCGCGAATATCCGCCGCATACGCCTCTTCGACTTCGCCTAAGATCGCGCCAATTCCGCGCCCTAAAGTAGCCCGCTTAGCCAACTCTCGCCCCTAAGATCGCGCCGGCTAGATTCTGATACGCCGACGATCCGACGGATTTTACGTCGTAAAGAATCACGGGCTTGCCAAAGCTAGGCGATTCGGCAAGTTTGACGTTACGCGGGATATAGATGTAATTCTCGCCCTCCTCGTCCTCGCTAAAAGCGGGGAAAAGTTGCGTAGGATAATGCTCTTTAAGCTCGCTGAATACCTGCTTGGACAGATTGTTGTTGGAGCTATACATCGTAGGCAGAAACCCGCGGACGCGCAAAGAGGGATTGATCGTTTTTTTAATCATCTTCACCGTGTTAAACAGTTGCGCCAAACCTTCCATCGCAAAGTATTCGCACTGAATAGGAATGATCACGCTGTCCGCCGCGCACAAAGCGTTTATCGTGATCAGCCCAAGCGTCGGCGGCGTGTCGATAATCAGATAGTCGTAATCGGCGCGCGCCGGTTTGATCTTCTCTTTGAGCGCCAACTCTTTTTGCCCGTATTCTTTGGAATACAGCTCCTTTTCAAGCCCCACCAAACCGATATTTGACGGAGCGAGATCGAGGTTGTTTAGCTGCGTTTTGAGGATAATATCCCGCAACTCTTTCGCGCCGCGCAACACGTGGTAAATATTATATTCGTAGGCGTTTCTACGAAATCCGTAGTGGCTTGTGGCGTTGGCTTGCGGATCGGCGTCGATCAGCAATACCCTCTTTTCCGCTACCGCGAGAGACGCGGCTAGATTGACGGCGGTTGTGGTTTTGCCCACTCCGCCCTTTTGGTTGGCTATAGCTATTACTTCGCTCATCGCTGGCTAAATACCCTTTCTTCCCCGACGCGAACCGATCCGTCGGCTTCTAACGCCGCGTCTTTAAGAGAAAAGACTCCCTTATCCAAATGGACTTGGTAGGCGCGACTGAGCGGATATTCTAGCTTGTATCCGCTAAAAACATCGTCCCATTTTGGAGCGCATTGCGCTTCTTGCAGAAATTTTTTGAGAGCCTCTCGCGGGTCAAAAACCGCGTCGATCGCCCCGAAAGCCTTGCTAGGGGCGATAAAGTTCAGTCCTACGCCGCATACGATCGCCTCTCCAAAACGTTTCGTGATCGCGCCGCCGATCTTTTTATCGTCCAGATAGAGATCGTTAGGCCATTTGAGCCATACTAGCGATCCGTAAGAGGCGAGCGTCTTTTTGAATAGATACCCAAAGTATAACGAGGCGCTTTGAATCGGCAGATCGCTAGGAAGCGCGCTTAGCTTCAAGGCGAAAGAAAACGCCAGATTGCCTTTTAAGCCCTGCCAGCTATTACCTCTGCTACCTATGCCGTCGGTCTGATTTAGCGTCCAGACGCATATCGGCGCGTTTAGTCTGCCGTCTTTTAGCGCGTTTTCTAAAAAAAGCTGCGTCGAGGCTGTCGTTTCAAGATAGCAAATCTCCAACTTTAAGCCTCCTTCCGTTTAGGTAATCCAACGCGTTCATCGCGTTTTTGCCGCTTGGACGTATTGTTGATATTGTTACCGCGCCCTCTTTGCAGGCGATCGTAGCCGCGCCGCTCGCCCTATCGATCGCGACGATTTTTCCCGCCTCGCCGTTTGCGTCGATCGCTTGTAAATCCAGTAGCTGCAAGCCGCTTTCAACATATATATTTGGCCAACCGTAATACGCCCTAAAAGCGCGCTCGATCTCCCGCGCCGATCGATTGAAGTCGATTAGCCCGTCCTCTTTTTTTACCTTTTTTACCAAACTAGCCTCGCACGCGTTTTGCGCGATCGGATTAAGCGCGTCGCCTTGCCTTAAAGCGCCTAGTATCAATCTAGCGCCCGTTTTAGCCAGCGCGATCGTTAGCGTCTCCAGATTATGCGCGGCGGTTTTAATAAGCGAAAAACCAAGCGTTTCGCCGCTATCAAGCTCTTTGCGAATTTGCATTAGCGTAAGCCCCGTCAACGAGTCGCCGTTTAACAGCGCCGCTTGGATCGGCGAGGCGCCGCGATATTTTGGCAACAGCGAAGCGTGCAGGTTCCAGCACGGAGCGATCGACAAAATTTGATCGCTAATCATCTGCCCGTATGCCGCGACAATTATCAGATTTGGTTTGAGCGATCTAAGATCGCCCGCTATATCGTCGAGTCTGCGCGGCTGCGCGATCGCTAGATTACGTTTTAGCGCCGTCTCTTTAACGCTCGGCGCGGTTAGCGTCCGATTTCGACCCGAAGGCTTATCCTCTTGCGTAACGACAAGCGCGACATTAACGCCGCTATCGACTAACTCCTCTAATATAAGCGCCGCGTATTTGGGCGCGCCCATAAACACTACTCTGCGCAAAATAACGTTCCTTTCTCGTAAGCGCCCGTTTTCAGAAAGTTTGCGGCGTGCGTCAGATCGAAGCCGCTGGCTAGAAACATACTCTTGCCGCGCTTTAGTAAAAAATCCGCCGCTTTCAGCTTGGTTACGATCCCGCCCGTGGCGAACTTATCGGCGGGCGTGGCGCCCTGCTCTAGCGCCTCCTCGGGAATAAAACCGACTTTCGCGAACATCTTGGCGTTTGGATCGGTTCTCGGATTGCCGTCGTAATAGCCGTCCACGTCCGTTAGCACGATTAGTATGTCCGCGCCGAAAAAAAACGCCGCTCTAGCCGAAAGCTGATCATTATCGCCTCGCAACAGCTCGTCGATCGCCACCGTGTCGTTTTCGTTGATAATGGGCAAAATTTTATGAGCCAAAAGCGTATTAAGCGCGATCTTGGCGTTTTCCGATCGGCTGAAATTGTCGAAATCGTCCTTGGCGATCAGTATCTGCGCGACGTTTATGCCGCGCGGCTTAAACAGCTCCGCGTATATATTCATCAAAGCTACCTGACCAACCGCCGCCAAAGCCTGCCTTTCCGGAGTTTTCTTGTTCGATAGCGATGGAACCACGCTATGACCCGCGGCGATCGCGCCGCTTGAAACCAAAATCAACTCGTTGTCGTCGTAAAATTCGCTTAAAAAATTGACGAGCGCGCCTATTCTCTCGCGCGATAAAACGCCGTCGTCAAACAGCGTAGAGGTTCCGACTTTAACCGCGATTCGCATTTTTCTCCCGATTGATAAGTTTGTCCAGCTTAAAAACAAGCTCTTTTAGGTTGTAGCCGCTAACCGCGCTTATAGGCAACGCGAAAGTCTCCTCGTTTTCATAAAAGCTAAAACCTTGCGCGTCGGTTTTAACGTCCATTTTCCGCGCTCTGAAAAACTCGGCGATCTTATCTTTGGCTCCGATTGGATCGGCGTCGATTTTTGTAAATACGATCGCTTTGGATCGCCTAAAAAGCTCCTCGCTGTATTTTTGAAGCTCCGCTAAAAGTTTATCTTGTTGAGCCGACAGAGACAGATCGCTTTGCGTATCCAGCGCCAGCAGCAAAATCCGCGTCCGCTCGATATGGCGCAAAAACTCGATCCCAAGCCCCTTGCCGTCGCTTGCGCCCTCGATAATGCCCGGAATATCCGCTAAAACGAAACTCTTATATTCGTCCGTCTTCACCACGCCCAAATGCGGCGTAAGCGTGGTGAAAGCGTAGTCGGCGATCAGCGGTTTCGCGTGGCTAACCGCGCTAATCAACGTGGATTTGCCCGCGTTTGGAAAGCCGACCAATCCGGCGTCGGCGATCAGCTTAAGCTCCAGACGAATGTCGCGCGACTCGCCTTCTATGCCCGACTGCGCGTAGGTCGGACGTTGATTGATCGACGACTTGAAATGAATGTTGCCCCGCCCGCCTTTGCCGCCCGTTAAAAATACCGCGCGATCGCCGTCGTTAGTCAAATCCAAAAGCCTTTCGCCGCTCTCCTTATCGAAAACCTGCGTGCCGGGCGACACGATCAATACAAGGTCTTCGCCGCTCGCGCCCGTTTTATTGCGCGAACCGCCCGCCTCGCCGTTTTGCGCTCTATAAACGCGCTTGCCGCGATAGCGCGAAAGCGTGTCGGCGTTTGAATCGACCAAAAAAACCAGATCGCCGCCCTTGCCGCCGTCGCCGCCGTCGGGACCGCCCTGCGGAACAAACTTTTCGCGCCTGAAACTGACGCAACCGGCGCCGCCTTTACCTGAAGCTACCGTAATATCTACTCGATCAATAAACATTGCCCTATCGATTCGTTAAAAAAGTCGCGTATTTTATTCTCTGTTGGCTTGGCGCGCGCCTTTGGCGCTTCTACAAAACTATACGCTAAATAACGCAAGGCGCAATTTAGAAGCGTTTGTCGTTTTAGCTTCGCTGTAATATTATTCGCTCAATTTTGACTTAAGGAAAAGCTATGAGAACGATAACGAAGGCGGCGCTAGGCGTATTTTTAGCGACTAGCTTTGCGTTTGCGACGGATAACGCTTTTGGTCGCGGAGTAAGCGCGTTTGGTCAAAGAGATTACCAAGAGGAGATCAAACATTACTCGATCGCCGTTGAAGAAAATCCAAACGACGCTAAGGCTTACTATAGCCGCGCGGACGCTTATTATGAGCTAAAGGACTACGCTAAAGCGATCGCCGACTACAGCCAAGCGCTCAAGATCGACCCAAACTACGTCGGAGCTTACTATGGTCGCGTTAGCGCCTACGTAATGTTGGACGAGCTTAAACAGGCGACTCAATACGCGCGCGAAGCGTGCGAACTGGGCTATTGCGACGCGCTAGAAGTTTTAAAAGAGGAATACTTGATAGACGATTAACTTCTAGGCGGCGCGTTAATTCGTTAGCTATCGCCGCCGCCTTAGCGAGTTATTGACGAAAGCAATAAAAAAACAAAATAAACGGCATACGCCGCCGCTTAAACTCGCCTCGCCGAAGGAAAGCGATTATCCCGTCGGCTTAATAACTAACGATATGCCGCCCTAGCAGACGTATAGCTTAATTTTATTAAGCGCAAACCGCCTTCTAGCTTCGCGCCGCCGCAACGCCAAAAAGTCGCTGCGATTAACTAAATCGTAGCAAACTCGAAAACAAGCCGATACGATACGCGCAAGCTAACGCGGCGAACAGATTCCGTCAAGAGAGTTTGCCAAGCGCTAACGTTGAACGGCTTTTTCAAACTCCTCTTTCAATTGCTCTTGCGCCTTTTGACTTTGGAACTGCTGCCAGAGCGCGTTTTCGTTGCGAAGGCTTGTCATCATCGCGTTTTCGGTCTGATCTAATGGCGCCGCCATAAGAACAAAAAGCGTTCCGTTGGACGGGTGCTGCCATGTGTCGGCGACTTTTGAACCTTTTATGCTTAAAAACGCCGTTTGACGCGACACGTTTTCTTTGTTTTGCTCGAACACCGCGCTATCGCCAAGTCCCGTGTTTCTCTGCCAACTATCGATCGCCGCGCGAACGTTGGTTTCCACGCTTAGGGCAATCGCGTTGCGCCCTTCGGCTTGCGCTTGCGAAAATTGGAAGCCGTAGTCGTTAGCCGGATTTTTCTGCGCCGTGCCTAATCCAGCGATCGTCTGATCGTTAAGATAAGGGATACAAACCCACTTAGGCGCTTCCGCGCTATCGTTTAAGCATTTGCCCTCCGCCGCCGTATCAGGCTGTTTGCCGCCGCAACCGCCCAAAATAAGCGCCGCGACCGCAGTCGCTAACGCCAAACCCATCGCTTTATTCATCGTCTCTCCCTTAATAAAATTATCGTTGCGATTGTAGCCTACTTTTCTCTAATTCATAGAAACGATCTACGAGCGGGTTTGCCTTTAGCGCCGACTTTATAAGCCGTATCGGATCGAAGTCGCTCTGCAAATAAAGCCGTTTTGGATCGATCGCCCTGCTAACAGCCACGTAGAATTGCCCGAACTCAAATAAATGATTAAGATTGATCGCCAGATCTAAAATGCTCATTCCCTGCGATTTATGAATGGTGATCGCCCACGCTAGACGAAGCGGAAACTGCTTGACGCTAACTAGCTTTTTAGCGTTCTCCGCGCCCTGCTCCTCGTAATCGAAACTATATCGCGATACCGTCGCGATCGCGCCGTTTTCTTTTCTTACCGCGATTAGCGGCTCGCCAAATTCGTCCTCGTCGATCCCGATAACCATGCCGCGCTCGCCGTTATAATACGATTCCGCTTCGTTGACCGTAAATAAAAC
The genomic region above belongs to Helicobacteraceae bacterium and contains:
- a CDS encoding AAA family ATPase, with translation MSEVIAIANQKGGVGKTTTAVNLAASLAVAEKRVLLIDADPQANATSHYGFRRNAYEYNIYHVLRGAKELRDIILKTQLNNLDLAPSNIGLVGLEKELYSKEYGQKELALKEKIKPARADYDYLIIDTPPTLGLITINALCAADSVIIPIQCEYFAMEGLAQLFNTVKMIKKTINPSLRVRGFLPTMYSSNNNLSKQVFSELKEHYPTQLFPAFSEDEEGENYIYIPRNVKLAESPSFGKPVILYDVKSVGSSAYQNLAGAILGARVG
- the fmt gene encoding methionyl-tRNA formyltransferase; protein product: MRRVVFMGAPKYAALILEELVDSGVNVALVVTQEDKPSGRNRTLTAPSVKETALKRNLAIAQPRRLDDIAGDLRSLKPNLIIVAAYGQMISDQILSIAPCWNLHASLLPKYRGASPIQAALLNGDSLTGLTLMQIRKELDSGETLGFSLIKTAAHNLETLTIALAKTGARLILGALRQGDALNPIAQNACEASLVKKVKKEDGLIDFNRSAREIERAFRAYYGWPNIYVESGLQLLDLQAIDANGEAGKIVAIDRASGAATIACKEGAVTISTIRPSGKNAMNALDYLNGRRLKVGDLLS
- the obgE gene encoding GTPase ObgE, translating into MFIDRVDITVASGKGGAGCVSFRREKFVPQGGPDGGDGGKGGDLVFLVDSNADTLSRYRGKRVYRAQNGEAGGSRNKTGASGEDLVLIVSPGTQVFDKESGERLLDLTNDGDRAVFLTGGKGGRGNIHFKSSINQRPTYAQSGIEGESRDIRLELKLIADAGLVGFPNAGKSTLISAVSHAKPLIADYAFTTLTPHLGVVKTDEYKSFVLADIPGIIEGASDGKGLGIEFLRHIERTRILLLALDTQSDLSLSAQQDKLLAELQKYSEELFRRSKAIVFTKIDADPIGAKDKIAEFFRARKMDVKTDAQGFSFYENEETFALPISAVSGYNLKELVFKLDKLINREKNANRG
- a CDS encoding tetratricopeptide repeat protein, whose amino-acid sequence is MRTITKAALGVFLATSFAFATDNAFGRGVSAFGQRDYQEEIKHYSIAVEENPNDAKAYYSRADAYYELKDYAKAIADYSQALKIDPNYVGAYYGRVSAYVMLDELKQATQYAREACELGYCDALEVLKEEYLIDD
- a CDS encoding biotin--[acetyl-CoA-carboxylase] ligase; the protein is MEICYLETTASTQLFLENALKDGRLNAPICVWTLNQTDGIGSRGNSWQGLKGNLAFSFALKLSALPSDLPIQSASLYFGYLFKKTLASYGSLVWLKWPNDLYLDDKKIGGAITKRFGEAIVCGVGLNFIAPSKAFGAIDAVFDPREALKKFLQEAQCAPKWDDVFSGYKLEYPLSRAYQVHLDKGVFSLKDAALEADGSVRVGEERVFSQR
- a CDS encoding LPP20 family lipoprotein; the encoded protein is MNKAMGLALATAVAALILGGCGGKQPDTAAEGKCLNDSAEAPKWVCIPYLNDQTIAGLGTAQKNPANDYGFQFSQAQAEGRNAIALSVETNVRAAIDSWQRNTGLGDSAVFEQNKENVSRQTAFLSIKGSKVADTWQHPSNGTLFVLMAAPLDQTENAMMTSLRNENALWQQFQSQKAQEQLKEEFEKAVQR
- the proB gene encoding glutamate 5-kinase, which encodes MRIAVKVGTSTLFDDGVLSRERIGALVNFLSEFYDDNELILVSSGAIAAGHSVVPSLSNKKTPERQALAAVGQVALMNIYAELFKPRGINVAQILIAKDDFDNFSRSENAKIALNTLLAHKILPIINENDTVAIDELLRGDNDQLSARAAFFFGADILIVLTDVDGYYDGNPRTDPNAKMFAKVGFIPEEALEQGATPADKFATGGIVTKLKAADFLLKRGKSMFLASGFDLTHAANFLKTGAYEKGTLFCAE